Proteins encoded within one genomic window of Salipaludibacillus agaradhaerens:
- a CDS encoding ABC transporter permease translates to MNFIKRGLLGITRKKGKSLILLAVIFILGNLISGAISIQQATDNVESTIKERLGTAASLELDYEALEAMDDSEMNDFEISNIDIALIKQIGELSYVKYYDYSMSTHLGSESIESYQGEEMEEEEIIWEGPSMDFMLKGINYAPVIDFEEQKGKLVDGRVFTTDEVENGSAVAIISNKLAEKNNLHVGDTFTLNNEVYEYSESSGEEELIASRDVVLEIIGLFEPQSAKEDKGESSSSGMIDFMDIDYQNTVYVPNEVVSSEDRYRWEEYAKVDDSFAIMLEEEEDLDYYQPTFFLNNQDDTEAFKEEVSPLLPELYIVVNASDQYENIAAPIESMSTISGYVLLVAVIATVLIIGLVVLLFLRDRKRELGIYLSLGERRSRVVGQILIEVMIIGLIGITLSLFSGNFLAQGVSDTMLQADHDQFQEDTIYFHDFDIDLTTDDVLESYQVKLDANYIIMFYVVGLLTILVSTVIPLTYIVRLNPKKIMM, encoded by the coding sequence ATGAACTTTATTAAACGTGGACTATTAGGTATTACAAGAAAAAAAGGTAAGTCATTGATTTTATTGGCCGTTATTTTTATTTTAGGAAATCTTATATCAGGGGCAATTTCGATCCAACAAGCCACCGATAATGTTGAATCAACCATCAAAGAAAGACTGGGAACGGCAGCATCGCTTGAGCTTGATTATGAAGCATTAGAAGCTATGGATGACTCAGAGATGAATGATTTTGAGATTTCGAATATAGATATTGCTCTCATTAAACAAATTGGTGAACTTTCATATGTGAAATATTATGACTATAGCATGTCTACACACTTAGGTTCAGAGAGTATTGAAAGTTATCAAGGAGAGGAGATGGAAGAAGAGGAGATTATTTGGGAAGGTCCTAGCATGGATTTCATGTTGAAAGGGATTAACTATGCTCCTGTTATTGATTTTGAAGAACAGAAAGGAAAACTTGTTGACGGTCGTGTTTTTACAACAGATGAGGTGGAAAATGGTTCTGCTGTCGCGATTATTTCAAATAAATTAGCAGAAAAAAATAATCTTCATGTGGGAGACACTTTTACGTTAAACAATGAGGTTTATGAGTACTCAGAATCTAGCGGTGAAGAGGAGTTAATTGCTTCTCGTGATGTTGTCTTAGAAATAATAGGCTTATTCGAACCTCAATCAGCCAAAGAAGATAAAGGGGAATCATCAAGTAGTGGGATGATCGATTTTATGGACATAGACTATCAAAATACCGTGTATGTACCTAACGAAGTGGTCTCAAGTGAAGACAGGTACCGTTGGGAAGAGTATGCGAAAGTGGATGATAGTTTTGCAATAATGCTTGAGGAAGAAGAGGATTTAGACTATTATCAACCGACGTTTTTCTTAAATAATCAAGACGATACTGAAGCATTTAAGGAAGAGGTATCGCCATTGTTGCCAGAATTATATATAGTGGTGAATGCTAGTGACCAATATGAAAATATTGCAGCACCCATTGAATCTATGTCTACCATATCCGGCTATGTTCTACTAGTTGCTGTTATTGCAACAGTACTGATCATTGGCTTAGTAGTCTTATTATTTTTGCGTGATCGCAAACGGGAGTTAGGTATTTATTTATCGTTAGGAGAACGTCGTAGCCGTGTTGTAGGGCAAATTCTAATCGAAGTCATGATTATTGGACTTATCGGTATTACCTTATCTTTGTTCAGTGGTAACTTTTTGGCTCAAGGTGTCTCTGATACGATGCTCCAAGCTGATCACGATCAATTTCAAGAAGATACAATATATTTTCATGACTTCGATATAGATTTAACAACAGACGATGTACTGGAGTCTTATCAAGTTAAACTTGATGCAAATTATATTATCATGTTTTATGTTGTTGGTTTATTGACGATTCTTGTATCAACTGTTATACCGTTAACGTATATCGTGCGATTAAATCCGAAGAAAATAATGATGTAA
- a CDS encoding ABC transporter ATP-binding protein, which produces MILEAKDLNYYYQDGESRRYILKDTSASFEKGKFYTILGQSGSGKTSFLALLSALDSPHSGTVLFNDQDIKQIGYEKYRRNNVGIIFQSYNLIPSLTAVENVLVPMSITENELPEDTKTVAYNLLDYIGIVKSKADRYVNQLSGGEQQRVAIARALATNVELILADEPTGNLDEEMEQEIIDIFKKLAHEHQKCVIVVTHSNEIALQSDQTFSLKKGVLTSNE; this is translated from the coding sequence ATGATTTTAGAAGCGAAAGATTTAAATTATTACTATCAAGATGGGGAAAGTCGTCGTTATATCTTAAAAGATACATCTGCTTCTTTTGAGAAAGGAAAGTTTTATACGATTTTAGGACAGTCTGGTTCTGGAAAGACGTCATTTTTAGCGTTACTTAGCGCTTTAGATTCGCCACACAGTGGCACAGTTTTGTTTAATGACCAGGATATTAAACAAATTGGTTATGAAAAGTACCGTCGCAATAATGTCGGTATTATATTTCAAAGTTATAACCTGATCCCGTCTTTAACCGCAGTAGAAAATGTGTTGGTTCCCATGTCTATTACTGAAAACGAACTGCCAGAAGACACGAAGACAGTGGCATATAATTTGTTAGATTATATCGGTATTGTAAAAAGCAAAGCAGATCGTTATGTCAATCAACTTTCTGGGGGAGAGCAACAACGTGTTGCCATTGCCCGGGCCTTAGCGACAAATGTGGAGTTAATTCTTGCTGACGAACCGACAGGAAATCTTGATGAAGAAATGGAACAAGAAATTATTGATATCTTCAAAAAATTAGCTCATGAACATCAAAAATGCGTCATCGTGGTCACCCACTCCAATGAAATTGCTTTACAGTCTGATCAAACCTTCAGTCTCAAGAAAGGTGTATTGACGTCTAATGAGTGA
- a CDS encoding PASTA domain-containing protein: MSDFLSKFNKKNYDDLLDEQDEKGKSSDKSEEPPQKSEETASALESESMPKPLSTRSSRRDEAVEELEIDPDYQKKRRRMMWLIILGTIIAFALIAFIYYRAVHAEVEDFVGSPVSDARTWANKNDVTLELSEEYSMEHEANQIISQSISAGKKIRKGKDIQLVSSLGPDPEAVIPLPDFSEMNQMEAQNWIEENKAENLQLVEEYSDDVEEGEFLQLTIRESDIDASEYQRKDSAAVYYSRGKEVFEKNITIPDFTGKTREEVEQWAETNEIDMSYEEKDSNSVEAELIISQSESPEEKIAKRDKMEVVVSLGKATEVPNFGELTIDEATANYPELSVMVKQRFHSEVPYGGLISQSVEAGTKLTEKDDMEVTVTYSEGRPYLGDYRGQLEGDLPRLFYEEYQSKGADINYIVKYVDSPEVKGTVVSMSKFNEFVPMTYTVEIKISNNASVAANPPEEFEDEIDDSFEEVETADSGE, from the coding sequence ATGAGTGATTTTTTATCAAAATTCAATAAAAAAAACTACGATGATCTATTAGATGAGCAAGATGAAAAGGGAAAAAGCAGTGATAAATCGGAAGAACCACCACAAAAATCAGAAGAAACAGCGTCAGCCTTGGAAAGTGAATCTATGCCTAAACCTTTGTCTACCAGAAGTAGTCGGCGAGACGAGGCAGTAGAAGAATTGGAGATCGATCCAGATTACCAAAAGAAAAGACGACGTATGATGTGGTTGATTATTTTGGGTACTATCATAGCTTTTGCGTTAATTGCTTTCATTTATTATCGAGCTGTTCATGCTGAAGTAGAAGATTTTGTAGGAAGCCCTGTTTCAGATGCACGCACTTGGGCTAACAAAAATGACGTGACTCTCGAATTATCAGAGGAATATAGTATGGAGCATGAAGCAAATCAAATTATTTCTCAAAGTATCTCTGCGGGAAAAAAGATACGTAAGGGTAAAGATATTCAGTTAGTTAGTAGCTTAGGACCTGATCCAGAGGCTGTAATTCCACTACCTGATTTTTCGGAGATGAATCAAATGGAAGCACAGAATTGGATTGAGGAAAATAAAGCAGAGAATCTTCAACTCGTTGAAGAATACAGCGATGACGTAGAAGAAGGAGAGTTTCTTCAACTAACCATCAGAGAGAGCGACATTGATGCATCAGAATATCAACGTAAAGACAGTGCGGCTGTCTACTATTCAAGAGGGAAAGAAGTCTTTGAAAAGAACATTACCATACCTGATTTTACTGGAAAAACACGAGAAGAAGTGGAACAATGGGCAGAAACAAATGAAATCGATATGTCTTATGAAGAAAAAGACTCTAACAGTGTAGAAGCGGAACTTATTATTAGTCAAAGTGAATCACCAGAAGAAAAAATTGCTAAAAGAGATAAAATGGAAGTTGTTGTCTCTTTAGGAAAAGCGACAGAGGTGCCGAACTTCGGAGAGCTTACAATAGATGAAGCGACTGCTAATTATCCCGAATTGTCAGTCATGGTGAAACAGAGATTTCACTCAGAGGTTCCGTATGGAGGGCTTATCTCACAATCGGTTGAGGCAGGAACAAAGTTAACGGAAAAAGATGATATGGAGGTTACTGTTACATATTCAGAAGGACGTCCATATTTGGGTGATTATCGCGGTCAATTAGAAGGTGATTTGCCAAGGTTGTTTTATGAAGAATATCAGTCTAAAGGGGCAGATATTAATTATATTGTTAAGTATGTTGACTCCCCCGAGGTAAAGGGAACGGTTGTGAGTATGAGCAAGTTTAATGAATTTGTGCCCATGACATATACTGTGGAAATTAAAATTAGTAATAATGCATCAGTAGCAGCAAATCCACCAGAAGAATTTGAGGATGAAATAGACGATTCTTTTGAAGAGGTGGAGACTGCAGATTCTGGAGAATAA
- a CDS encoding LacI family DNA-binding transcriptional regulator: MATIRDVAKKANVSVATVSRVLNNKGYVSEEAQKNVMAAIESLSYTPNSVARTLYNKSSGMIGLVLPDITNPFFPELARAVEDVAHTYGYTVVLCNSDEEVAKEKKYFDALKQKYIDGIILTTSSLTSKDYDRLDLPMVALDRRIGDHIPTVVSENKQGACEATEHLLAKGCRYLAHLRGPEGVKTADERYKGFMEVVEQHGVEHVVLNAEFQIDKAEAVAQELFTTYPQVDGVFAGSDVTAAGVMKAAHTLNKRIPADIKLIGFDGIPLGKMLVPALSTVEQSIYKMGALSARLLIKQIEKQPMASMYYELPVKLIARETT, from the coding sequence ATGGCGACGATTCGAGATGTAGCGAAAAAAGCAAATGTATCAGTGGCGACGGTATCTCGCGTTTTAAATAATAAAGGGTATGTAAGCGAAGAAGCTCAAAAAAACGTGATGGCAGCAATTGAATCGCTTAGTTATACGCCAAATTCCGTAGCGCGCACCTTATACAATAAGTCTTCAGGTATGATTGGCTTAGTACTACCGGATATTACGAACCCGTTTTTCCCTGAATTAGCGAGAGCGGTGGAAGATGTTGCCCACACTTATGGTTACACAGTTGTGCTATGTAATTCTGATGAAGAAGTAGCAAAGGAAAAGAAATATTTTGACGCCCTGAAGCAAAAATATATTGATGGTATTATTTTAACGACGAGCAGCTTAACTTCTAAAGATTACGATCGGTTGGATTTACCAATGGTTGCACTAGATAGACGGATTGGCGATCATATTCCGACAGTCGTCTCTGAAAATAAACAGGGGGCCTGTGAAGCAACAGAGCATCTGTTAGCAAAAGGGTGTCGTTATTTGGCACATCTAAGAGGACCTGAAGGCGTTAAGACAGCTGACGAACGTTATAAAGGTTTTATGGAAGTGGTTGAACAGCATGGAGTGGAGCACGTCGTGTTAAATGCAGAGTTTCAAATCGATAAAGCTGAAGCGGTAGCACAAGAACTCTTCACAACTTATCCGCAAGTTGATGGCGTGTTTGCCGGAAGTGATGTGACCGCAGCAGGCGTGATGAAAGCGGCCCATACCTTAAATAAAAGAATCCCTGCTGATATAAAACTTATAGGCTTCGATGGTATCCCGTTAGGAAAAATGCTTGTCCCTGCCTTATCCACGGTAGAACAATCTATTTATAAAATGGGGGCCCTCTCAGCAAGATTGCTTATTAAGCAAATAGAGAAACAACCGATGGCGTCTATGTATTATGAATTACCAGTTAAATTAATAGCTAGGGAAACGACTTAG